Proteins co-encoded in one bacterium BMS3Abin02 genomic window:
- a CDS encoding ABC-2 type transporter has translation MLRAIGAQTRFELINAARRGEAILLLVLVPLSILLFFGFTGLFGLTVEMLIPGLLALAILSASLTSLAITTGFERKYHVLKRLGATPMPRTALIFAKTSSVFIIEILQVAILLGVAMTVFHWSADPNIGLFIVTMLLGSAAMSGIGLFIAGTLRAEATLAIANGLYLTLLVLGDIIVPIWVLPPAMIVIAKILPVAPLTALFRAALNQADFFATDLAAVIFWAILGPALAGWFFTWEEK, from the coding sequence ATGCTACGTGCGATCGGGGCACAGACCAGATTCGAGCTCATCAATGCCGCCCGGCGTGGCGAGGCAATCCTCCTGCTCGTTCTCGTCCCGCTGTCCATCCTGCTCTTTTTCGGCTTCACGGGCCTGTTCGGGCTCACCGTCGAGATGCTCATTCCGGGGCTGCTCGCCCTGGCGATTCTCTCGGCGTCACTCACGAGCCTGGCCATCACGACCGGCTTCGAACGCAAGTATCACGTGCTGAAACGACTCGGCGCGACCCCCATGCCACGCACCGCGCTGATCTTCGCCAAGACATCGTCGGTGTTCATCATCGAGATCCTCCAGGTGGCGATCCTCCTCGGAGTGGCAATGACCGTGTTCCACTGGAGCGCCGACCCGAACATCGGCCTGTTCATCGTGACGATGCTGCTCGGATCCGCGGCGATGTCGGGGATTGGCCTGTTCATCGCAGGGACTCTCCGGGCCGAGGCAACGCTCGCCATCGCCAACGGCCTCTACCTGACGCTGCTGGTGCTCGGTGACATCATCGTCCCGATCTGGGTGCTGCCACCGGCCATGATCGTGATCGCCAAGATCCTGCCCGTGGCGCCGCTCACCGCGCTGTTCCGTGCCGCACTCAACCAGGCCGATTTCTTCGCCACCGACCTCGCCGCTGTGATCTTCTGGGCCATCCTCGGCCCGGCACTGGCAGGCTGGTTCTTCACATGGGAAGAGAAGTGA
- the ybhF_3 gene encoding putative ABC transporter ATP-binding protein YbhF, producing MTPAIVIENLTKRYGRHTAVDRLTLSVEQGESYALLGPNGAGKTTTVEILEGLRNPSGGNVSVLGIDPSKRPRELHKHVGVMLQEGGISPATRPLEALRLFAAFHDHPRDLDELVKLTGLTGRLKTPYRRLSGGEKQRLSLALALVGNPQVLFLDEPTAGMDPMARRTTWAIVEALHDEGVTTLLTTHYMDEAERLSDRIGIISNGRLITEGSPSELIQKSGGVTLLAEPGLVTEEFPIPTKELAPGQYVVDVDPVTPEALATLTTWLAEQGVLLRELRVGATGLEDVFLELTAED from the coding sequence GTGACCCCAGCGATCGTCATCGAGAACCTCACCAAGCGGTACGGCCGGCACACCGCAGTCGATCGCCTCACCCTGTCCGTTGAGCAGGGTGAGTCCTACGCTCTGCTCGGACCGAACGGGGCCGGCAAGACGACTACCGTCGAGATCCTCGAAGGCCTACGCAACCCGAGCGGAGGAAACGTCTCCGTGCTCGGCATCGATCCGTCGAAGCGCCCCCGGGAACTCCACAAACACGTCGGTGTCATGCTGCAGGAAGGCGGCATCTCTCCGGCCACCCGGCCGCTCGAAGCGCTGCGGTTGTTCGCCGCATTCCACGATCATCCTCGCGATCTCGACGAACTCGTGAAGCTCACCGGGCTGACGGGCCGTCTCAAGACTCCGTACCGCCGGCTTTCCGGTGGTGAAAAGCAACGCTTGTCCCTCGCGTTGGCACTGGTCGGCAACCCGCAGGTACTCTTCCTGGACGAGCCGACGGCCGGTATGGATCCAATGGCGCGCAGGACCACCTGGGCGATCGTCGAGGCGCTCCACGACGAAGGTGTGACGACGCTGCTGACGACGCACTACATGGACGAGGCCGAGCGACTGTCGGATCGGATCGGGATCATCAGCAACGGGCGCCTGATCACCGAAGGATCCCCTTCGGAACTCATTCAGAAAAGCGGTGGCGTGACCCTGCTTGCCGAGCCCGGGCTCGTCACCGAGGAGTTCCCGATTCCCACAAAGGAGCTGGCTCCGGGACAGTACGTCGTCGATGTGGACCCCGTCACCCCGGAAGCCCTGGCAACGCTGACGACGTGGCTGGCCGAGCAGGGCGTCTTGCTGCGCGAACTCCGTGTCGGAGCCACCGGTCTCGAAGACGTGTTCCTCGAACTGACGGCGGAGGACTAG
- a CDS encoding fluoroquinolones export ATP-binding protein/MT2762, producing MPAVEVQGLRRIFKVHGRASQPVVALDGIDLTVEEGTIHGLLGPNGAGKTTLVKILATVLIPTEGTASVLGFDVVAETARVRPLIGLVFGGDRGLYTRLTARQNLIYWAALYGVSASETPAVVDRLLDRVGLANRAGERVETFSRGMKQRLHLARGLVSDPPVLFLDEPTIGLDPMASLEFRRLVAELRDNGKTVFLTTHNMAEAEALCDRVSLIDRGRILATESPTTLGLWMSRYEWVEAQHVLDEVVAEIELLVADVERRPDGWVRFQPDADGVGRRVLRHLVDAGVSSVRTGSPSLEDVYMKLIGDRGMEL from the coding sequence ATGCCGGCGGTAGAAGTCCAGGGGCTCCGAAGGATCTTCAAGGTGCATGGTCGTGCCTCCCAGCCGGTCGTGGCACTCGACGGCATCGACCTCACCGTGGAGGAGGGCACGATTCATGGGCTGCTCGGTCCGAACGGCGCCGGCAAGACGACGCTGGTGAAGATTCTCGCCACCGTGCTGATCCCGACGGAAGGAACGGCGTCGGTGCTCGGCTTCGACGTCGTCGCCGAGACAGCCAGGGTGCGGCCGCTGATCGGCCTCGTGTTCGGCGGGGATCGCGGCTTGTACACCCGGCTGACGGCACGTCAGAACCTCATCTACTGGGCTGCGCTGTACGGAGTGTCGGCGTCGGAGACTCCCGCAGTCGTGGATCGGCTACTCGACCGGGTAGGCCTCGCAAACCGGGCCGGCGAACGGGTGGAGACCTTCTCCCGAGGCATGAAACAGCGCCTCCATCTCGCACGTGGGCTGGTGTCGGATCCACCGGTGTTGTTCCTGGACGAGCCGACCATCGGGCTGGATCCGATGGCGTCGCTCGAGTTTCGACGCCTCGTCGCCGAGCTGCGTGATAACGGCAAGACCGTGTTTCTGACGACCCACAACATGGCGGAGGCCGAGGCACTGTGCGACCGGGTATCGCTCATCGACCGTGGTCGGATCCTCGCCACCGAGTCCCCGACGACGCTGGGGCTGTGGATGTCCCGCTATGAATGGGTCGAAGCTCAGCACGTTCTCGACGAGGTCGTCGCCGAGATCGAGTTGCTCGTTGCCGACGTCGAGCGGCGCCCCGACGGCTGGGTGCGGTTCCAGCCGGACGCCGACGGGGTCGGTCGGCGCGTCCTGCGTCATCTCGTCGATGCCGGCGTGTCGTCGGTGCGCACCGGATCGCCGTCCCTCGAGGACGTGTACATGAAGCTCATCGGTGACCGGGGCATGGAGTTGTGA
- a CDS encoding ABC-2 type transporter produces the protein MNAAAAAFRMQLRLAWRTPNYWMVQISTIPTVIIFLSVIEAFDRPDLLINALLAPILMAMWGTALWTGGSVMRDDRWHGRLELHAAAPIGYGLVVTARVAAVVMLSLLIVPLTLATAWATYGIDIRIAHPFVLVVALMLIAAAITGTGMIFSSLTILSRAATTFQSSASYPFLLLGGVFVPLSLLPVWVQPLGRLVFLSWGSDLIRDSVTQPVLTALPWRLGAIAVLGGVGFVAAQWLVRVVLHRVMVTGEIAAP, from the coding sequence GTGAACGCCGCAGCGGCCGCGTTCAGGATGCAACTGCGGCTGGCGTGGCGCACTCCGAACTACTGGATGGTGCAGATCTCGACGATCCCGACAGTCATCATCTTCCTCTCGGTGATCGAGGCATTCGACCGTCCCGACCTCCTCATCAATGCGCTCCTCGCACCGATCCTGATGGCGATGTGGGGCACGGCGCTGTGGACGGGGGGAAGTGTGATGCGTGACGACCGGTGGCATGGCCGTCTCGAGCTGCACGCCGCCGCTCCCATCGGCTACGGGCTGGTGGTGACCGCCCGGGTGGCGGCCGTCGTGATGCTGTCGCTCCTCATCGTTCCACTCACGCTCGCCACCGCCTGGGCGACCTACGGGATCGACATCCGCATCGCCCACCCGTTCGTACTGGTCGTCGCGCTGATGCTCATCGCGGCCGCGATCACCGGCACCGGCATGATCTTCTCCAGCCTGACGATTCTGAGCCGTGCCGCGACCACCTTTCAATCGTCGGCGTCCTACCCGTTTCTGCTGCTCGGTGGCGTGTTCGTGCCCCTGTCGCTGTTGCCGGTCTGGGTCCAGCCGCTCGGGCGCCTGGTGTTCCTGTCCTGGGGCTCCGACCTGATCCGCGACAGCGTCACCCAACCGGTGCTGACCGCCCTGCCATGGCGTCTCGGCGCGATTGCGGTCCTCGGGGGTGTCGGGTTCGTCGCAGCCCAGTGGCTCGTCCGGGTCGTGCTGCACCGGGTTATGGTCACCGGGGAGATCGCGGCCCCATGA
- a CDS encoding ABC-2 type transporter, producing the protein MTATLRIARNAALVGYLDVRAQYTWKSWLFGWITRVTAQVLFFTAIGLLVGGHDLVLFAFVGNVTARAAQAPLGTGPDTAWERGLGTLPLLVAAPRSMLPVFGGRSAFYIVQGLVEASLIFVILAPFVGFSGQWWWLPAGLAVVSLGAYGLGLFLAAIAIRRLRIGNILFNLVFYTLITIGGVNVATSVFPTWVQRTADLLPLYHGLLGLRELLATGPSSGAFGQLGLELLVGAAWFLIALVGFRLFAEGGRRDGTIDLEE; encoded by the coding sequence ATGACGGCCACTCTGCGTATCGCCCGCAACGCCGCCCTCGTCGGCTACCTGGACGTGCGCGCCCAATACACATGGAAGTCGTGGCTGTTCGGCTGGATTACCCGTGTCACCGCCCAGGTGCTGTTCTTCACCGCGATTGGACTGCTCGTCGGTGGACACGACCTCGTCCTGTTCGCGTTCGTCGGCAACGTCACGGCCAGGGCTGCCCAAGCGCCACTCGGTACGGGTCCCGACACGGCGTGGGAACGGGGTCTCGGGACGCTGCCGCTGCTCGTTGCAGCGCCCCGGTCGATGCTGCCGGTGTTCGGCGGGCGTTCGGCCTTCTATATCGTGCAGGGCCTTGTGGAGGCGAGCCTGATCTTCGTGATCCTCGCACCGTTCGTCGGCTTCTCCGGACAGTGGTGGTGGCTGCCGGCAGGTCTGGCCGTCGTCAGCCTGGGGGCGTACGGGCTCGGCCTGTTCCTCGCCGCGATCGCCATCCGGCGCCTGCGGATCGGCAACATCCTGTTCAACCTGGTGTTCTACACGCTGATCACCATCGGTGGGGTGAACGTGGCGACGAGCGTCTTTCCGACCTGGGTGCAGCGAACCGCCGACCTGCTGCCTTTGTACCACGGGCTCCTCGGGTTGCGAGAACTCCTCGCCACCGGACCCTCGAGTGGCGCGTTCGGCCAACTCGGCCTGGAACTTCTCGTCGGTGCTGCGTGGTTCCTCATCGCCCTCGTCGGGTTCCGCCTCTTCGCCGAGGGTGGCCGGCGCGACGGCACGATCGACCTCGAGGAGTAG
- the yrbG gene encoding inner membrane protein YrbG — MIGAAVLVVVGLVLLTVAADRLVLSAARLARIWGMSAVLIGALVIGMGTSAPELLVSTLAAARGEMDMAIGNIVGSNVANLSLVLGVSVMILPVAGHLHTIKREGILMLAAVVAFSALAWEGTISTVEGAGLIIGIIISAFLLVSWSRRDVAEGIVKLDANKLAPPGKGAAVELTVGLLALAVTLVGADLLVRGARIVAIELGLSQGFIGLSLVAVGTSLPELATGIAAARRHENALVIGNVLGSNLFNSLGVAGAAALAGTGTFTAGFRTPIIFMLVISTLAGVLTATGNRLVRWEGAVLVVAYVGFLALAL; from the coding sequence GTGATCGGTGCCGCCGTCCTCGTCGTTGTCGGGCTCGTACTACTGACCGTCGCGGCCGACCGGCTGGTGCTCTCCGCCGCTCGTCTTGCCCGAATCTGGGGAATGTCCGCGGTACTCATCGGTGCGCTCGTGATCGGAATGGGCACGTCGGCTCCCGAACTGCTGGTCAGCACGCTCGCCGCCGCTCGGGGCGAGATGGACATGGCGATCGGGAACATCGTCGGATCGAACGTGGCGAATCTCAGCCTCGTGCTCGGCGTCTCGGTCATGATCCTGCCCGTTGCGGGCCATCTGCACACGATCAAGAGGGAAGGCATCCTGATGCTCGCGGCCGTCGTTGCCTTCAGCGCGTTGGCGTGGGAAGGAACGATCAGCACCGTCGAGGGGGCGGGACTCATCATCGGAATCATCATCTCTGCGTTCCTGCTCGTCTCGTGGTCACGACGGGATGTCGCAGAGGGCATCGTGAAGCTCGACGCCAACAAGCTCGCTCCTCCCGGCAAAGGAGCTGCGGTCGAACTCACCGTCGGGCTCCTCGCGTTGGCGGTCACGCTCGTGGGCGCCGATCTGTTGGTCAGGGGCGCCCGCATCGTGGCCATCGAACTGGGTCTCAGCCAGGGGTTCATCGGGCTCTCGCTCGTGGCCGTAGGCACGAGTCTGCCGGAACTCGCCACAGGGATCGCGGCGGCGAGACGACATGAAAACGCCCTTGTGATCGGCAACGTTCTCGGTTCGAACCTGTTCAACTCTCTCGGTGTCGCGGGAGCCGCCGCTCTCGCCGGGACCGGCACCTTCACCGCCGGTTTCCGAACCCCGATCATCTTCATGCTCGTCATCTCGACACTCGCCGGCGTCTTGACCGCGACGGGAAACCGTCTCGTGCGCTGGGAGGGCGCGGTGCTCGTCGTCGCCTACGTCGGATTCCTCGCACTGGCGCTCTGA
- a CDS encoding phthiodiolone/phenolphthiodiolone dimycocerosates ketoreductase, with the protein MPRIAVQLEPQHAEYLNIRRAVFECEALGVDIIYNWDHFFALSGDRDGKHFEAWTMLASWAEITERVEIGCLVTCNSYRNPNLLADMARTVDHISEGRLILGIGSGWFQRDYDEYGYEFGTAAGRLRDLDRNLPIIKARLADLNPPPKRSIPILVGGGGEKVTLRITAQHANIWHGFFSTTNHDLYAHKNRVLDRWCTRIGRDPSSIERSVGVSGRRIDLADDLVAAGAQQVVLSLDGPSYDTGPVRDWLAWRDGL; encoded by the coding sequence ATGCCCCGGATCGCAGTACAACTTGAGCCGCAGCATGCCGAGTATTTGAACATCCGCAGGGCGGTTTTCGAGTGCGAGGCCCTTGGTGTCGACATCATCTACAACTGGGACCACTTCTTCGCGTTGTCCGGCGACCGTGACGGCAAGCACTTCGAGGCATGGACGATGCTGGCCTCGTGGGCGGAGATCACCGAGCGGGTCGAGATCGGATGCCTGGTGACCTGCAACTCGTATCGGAATCCGAATCTGCTCGCCGACATGGCCCGTACGGTCGACCACATCTCCGAGGGGCGCCTGATCCTCGGCATCGGGTCGGGATGGTTTCAGCGGGACTACGACGAGTACGGGTACGAATTCGGAACGGCGGCAGGTCGCCTCCGTGACCTGGATCGCAATCTCCCGATCATCAAGGCTCGTCTGGCCGATCTGAACCCACCCCCCAAACGCTCCATCCCGATTCTTGTCGGAGGCGGTGGAGAGAAGGTGACCCTGAGGATCACTGCGCAGCACGCGAACATCTGGCACGGCTTCTTCAGCACGACGAACCATGATCTCTACGCGCACAAGAACCGGGTCTTGGATCGCTGGTGCACCCGCATCGGCAGGGATCCTTCCTCGATCGAACGGTCTGTCGGTGTGAGCGGGCGGCGCATCGATCTGGCGGATGATCTGGTCGCCGCCGGGGCGCAACAGGTGGTGCTCAGCCTCGACGGGCCGTCCTACGACACCGGACCTGTCAGAGACTGGCTTGCTTGGAGGGACGGGCTGTGA
- the aidB_2 gene encoding putative acyl-CoA dehydrogenase AidB, translating into MEFQSYAYGQNHFTIDADLSVVLSRYWRDFDAHREEMTRWGLLMGSEAYEVGYHIDQGAIPELVMHDLDGNRVDRARISPAQKALLAKLTPMMRPIYDGGSWHHHYAIGYLLGDPGLYCILTITQQTAYAIHKYAPELSEWKDRLLAGEAWGATWMTEIQGGSDLGANKTVAHHDEDGWRLSAGDKYFASGAGLTDVAIATARPEGAPAGPKGLALFLVPRLRRDGSLNFTVRRLKNKSATRAVPSGEVELDDAEAYLIGRPEEGIYYTLENLTISRLANAVAAMGIAKKTHLETLTRVQRRTAFGHPLGELPLIRRDMVDLAVRQAGGMAIAFRAVEAFDHAWHDRPPYTADYHYARFLSHLAKNRTANHAAEITRLGMEIFGGLGFLEEYAVARWHREALITPIWEGPSNVQAIDMLEAMQKKGAHEQFVDEFTTLLEGVGTPAAEMALKTIQGTLSDLARMGADEAQWHSKRALVRFADAAQVGLLYDLADAGGDRYAKLAELYAAHFLEAEEYPTWAMKDASV; encoded by the coding sequence ATGGAGTTCCAGTCCTATGCGTACGGGCAGAACCATTTCACGATCGACGCAGACCTCTCCGTGGTATTGAGCCGATACTGGCGGGATTTCGACGCGCACCGCGAAGAGATGACACGGTGGGGCCTGCTGATGGGATCCGAGGCGTACGAGGTCGGCTACCACATCGACCAGGGGGCGATACCAGAGTTGGTGATGCATGACCTGGATGGCAACCGGGTCGATCGGGCGCGGATCTCCCCGGCGCAGAAGGCGTTGCTGGCGAAGCTCACACCGATGATGCGTCCCATCTATGACGGCGGAAGCTGGCATCATCACTATGCGATCGGGTATCTCCTCGGCGACCCGGGTTTGTACTGCATTCTGACCATCACCCAACAGACGGCGTACGCGATTCACAAGTACGCGCCCGAGCTGAGCGAGTGGAAGGATCGGCTCCTGGCAGGAGAGGCTTGGGGTGCGACGTGGATGACCGAGATCCAGGGAGGGAGCGACCTTGGTGCGAACAAGACCGTCGCTCATCACGACGAGGATGGCTGGCGCCTCTCCGCAGGTGACAAGTACTTCGCGAGCGGGGCGGGCCTGACCGACGTCGCGATTGCCACCGCCCGTCCCGAGGGGGCACCGGCAGGCCCCAAAGGCCTTGCCCTGTTCCTCGTGCCGCGTCTGCGCCGGGACGGCTCACTCAACTTCACGGTGCGCAGACTCAAGAACAAGTCGGCGACCCGCGCCGTCCCTTCCGGAGAGGTCGAACTCGACGACGCAGAGGCATACCTCATCGGGCGGCCCGAAGAAGGGATCTACTACACGCTCGAGAACCTCACGATCTCGCGACTCGCGAACGCGGTCGCGGCGATGGGGATCGCCAAGAAGACGCATCTCGAGACGCTGACCCGCGTCCAACGGCGCACCGCCTTCGGACATCCGCTCGGAGAGCTTCCGCTGATTCGCCGGGACATGGTGGACCTCGCAGTCCGACAGGCCGGAGGCATGGCGATCGCATTCCGGGCCGTCGAAGCGTTCGATCACGCCTGGCATGACCGGCCTCCCTACACCGCCGACTATCACTACGCCCGTTTCCTGTCACACCTCGCCAAGAACCGCACCGCCAATCACGCGGCAGAGATCACTCGCCTCGGCATGGAGATCTTCGGTGGGCTGGGATTCCTGGAGGAGTATGCAGTCGCACGTTGGCACCGGGAAGCCCTCATCACACCGATCTGGGAAGGCCCCAGCAACGTGCAGGCGATCGACATGCTCGAAGCGATGCAGAAGAAGGGCGCGCACGAGCAGTTCGTCGACGAGTTCACGACGCTTCTTGAGGGCGTCGGAACACCCGCCGCAGAGATGGCCCTCAAGACGATCCAGGGGACCCTCTCCGATCTGGCTCGCATGGGCGCCGACGAGGCCCAGTGGCATTCGAAGCGCGCACTCGTGAGATTCGCCGACGCGGCGCAAGTCGGTCTTCTCTATGACCTGGCCGATGCGGGCGGTGACCGGTACGCGAAACTGGCTGAACTCTATGCGGCGCACTTCCTCGAAGCCGAGGAGTACCCGACATGGGCTATGAAGGACGCCTCCGTGTAG
- a CDS encoding soluble secreted antigen MPT53 precursor has protein sequence MSRQSKDNPAPVRSRRLWIIIGVLGILAIAAAAGLSTKGGPTATNATIGETQMVTVTGTALPRYPKQGADPAIGMRAPQLSGSSFDGTRISIGDDGKPKIIVFLTHWCPHCQNDVNELTPYIDENGLPPGVEFYSVATATDATAPNYPPSKWLADWPVPTMADSPENTAANAFGLNAFPFFVFVTADGKVDFRFPGEIPPEALFQAAERLAASQ, from the coding sequence ATGAGTAGGCAATCGAAAGACAATCCCGCCCCCGTTCGCTCCAGGCGGCTTTGGATCATCATCGGGGTCCTCGGCATACTTGCCATCGCAGCGGCCGCCGGCCTCTCCACGAAAGGAGGCCCCACCGCTACGAACGCCACGATCGGCGAGACGCAGATGGTCACGGTCACGGGAACCGCTTTGCCACGCTATCCCAAGCAGGGAGCGGACCCCGCGATCGGCATGAGGGCACCTCAGTTGTCAGGTTCGTCGTTCGACGGCACCCGCATCTCGATCGGAGATGACGGCAAGCCAAAGATCATCGTCTTTCTCACCCACTGGTGCCCGCATTGCCAGAACGACGTGAACGAACTCACTCCGTATATCGACGAGAACGGTCTGCCACCGGGAGTCGAGTTCTACTCTGTTGCCACCGCAACGGACGCTACGGCACCCAACTACCCGCCGTCGAAATGGTTGGCGGACTGGCCTGTCCCCACGATGGCGGACAGTCCCGAGAATACCGCTGCGAACGCATTCGGGCTCAACGCATTCCCGTTCTTCGTCTTCGTGACCGCCGACGGCAAGGTGGACTTTCGCTTCCCGGGAGAGATCCCTCCCGAGGCGCTCTTCCAGGCGGCCGAGCGGCTCGCAGCGAGCCAGTAG
- the bdbC gene encoding disulfide bond formation protein C — MNPAFVNRFFGLITLLIIVVDIGLVVLLLGRRRSAVLQSASDWLDDLLGGSTLWVASAIALGAIAGSLFYSEVIGFNPCHLCWYQRIVWYPLVIVLPIAALRKDTRISTYSLPFVVVGWGIAAYQYTIQSFPSLDAGVCSPDVPCTLRWVWELGFISIPMMSLAGLTLVGLLLLWARTSTRKEHE, encoded by the coding sequence ATGAACCCAGCGTTTGTCAACCGATTCTTCGGGCTCATCACGCTGCTCATCATCGTGGTCGATATCGGATTGGTGGTGCTGCTCCTGGGGAGACGACGTTCGGCGGTGCTGCAGTCCGCATCCGACTGGCTCGACGATCTGCTCGGAGGGTCGACGCTCTGGGTAGCTTCCGCCATTGCACTCGGTGCGATCGCGGGGAGCCTCTTCTACTCGGAAGTGATCGGCTTCAACCCGTGCCATCTCTGCTGGTATCAGCGCATCGTCTGGTACCCGTTGGTCATCGTGCTGCCCATCGCCGCACTGCGCAAGGACACGCGCATCAGCACCTATTCGCTGCCGTTCGTTGTGGTCGGATGGGGCATCGCCGCCTATCAATACACGATTCAGAGCTTCCCGTCACTCGACGCTGGCGTGTGCAGCCCCGACGTCCCATGTACCCTTCGTTGGGTCTGGGAGTTGGGATTCATCTCGATCCCCATGATGTCCCTCGCAGGGCTGACACTTGTTGGACTGCTCCTGCTGTGGGCGCGTACGTCGACGAGGAAAGAGCATGAGTAG
- the resA_3 gene encoding thiol-disulfide oxidoreductase ResA: protein MSRKAVKKAPPRKRRSRRTAILIGAAVIAAAALVALLTTGSDSQGENIKQTRPVTITGQALPTYQSGMPDPAAGMVAPEIIGATFDGTPLSITNDGTPKAIILLAHWCPHCQTEVQELTPWIAENGVPEGVEIVAISTSVNAAKPNYPPSKWLTDWPVPTIADDTNSSSARAFGLSGFPFIVFVDTDGKVVGRSEGSVAPETLYQILDQLAGR, encoded by the coding sequence ATGAGTAGGAAGGCCGTCAAGAAGGCGCCCCCACGGAAACGGCGTTCGCGCAGAACAGCCATCCTGATCGGCGCCGCCGTCATTGCCGCCGCGGCACTCGTCGCACTTCTCACCACCGGGTCCGACTCCCAGGGCGAGAACATCAAGCAGACCAGACCGGTCACGATCACCGGCCAGGCCCTGCCGACGTATCAGAGCGGGATGCCCGATCCCGCCGCCGGAATGGTGGCCCCCGAGATCATCGGCGCGACGTTCGATGGGACCCCCCTGTCGATAACGAACGACGGCACCCCGAAAGCCATCATCCTGCTTGCCCACTGGTGTCCGCACTGCCAGACCGAGGTGCAAGAGCTCACTCCGTGGATAGCGGAAAACGGTGTTCCGGAGGGTGTCGAGATCGTCGCCATCTCCACGAGTGTGAACGCCGCCAAGCCGAACTATCCGCCGTCGAAGTGGCTGACCGACTGGCCGGTTCCTACGATCGCGGACGACACGAACAGCTCTTCGGCACGAGCGTTCGGTCTCTCCGGGTTCCCCTTCATCGTTTTCGTCGATACAGACGGCAAGGTCGTCGGCAGGAGCGAAGGCTCCGTGGCACCCGAAACGCTCTACCAGATTCTCGATCAGCTGGCAGGCCGGTAG